One stretch of Schlesneria sp. DSM 10557 DNA includes these proteins:
- a CDS encoding type IV pilus twitching motility protein PilT, with amino-acid sequence MAATLQIDKMLETVVRERASDLHITTGQPPVLRLGGHMVRLETKTLTPEDTVGLMKSICPERNQQELQEVGGTDFGFAFGDKARFRVAVFKQRGHIGMVLRRVPNEFLSFEQLGLPLVIRDLIMRPRGLFLVTGPTGSGKTTSLASMINYMNDTVDHHIITLEDPIEYYHQHKKSTINQREIGVDVPDFPEALRRALRMDPDVILVGEMRDLATISSAITAAETGHVVFGTLHTTGAQGTVDRIIDVFPTNQQEQIRTQLSVAIIGILSQALLSRKPKGVVAAYELLVVTPAIANLIREAKTYRINSSIQTGRKFGMQLLDDALFSLWKNNICEEDTVIIRSNQPGELKARIARAKKGLLDEEEEEDDEDGGGNE; translated from the coding sequence ATGGCAGCCACACTTCAGATCGACAAGATGCTCGAAACCGTTGTCCGTGAGCGTGCGAGCGATTTGCACATCACGACCGGGCAGCCTCCCGTATTGCGACTGGGCGGGCACATGGTGCGTCTGGAGACCAAGACCTTAACCCCGGAAGACACCGTCGGGTTGATGAAAAGTATCTGCCCTGAACGAAACCAGCAGGAACTCCAGGAAGTCGGGGGGACCGACTTTGGATTCGCGTTCGGCGACAAGGCCCGCTTTCGCGTTGCCGTCTTCAAGCAGCGCGGGCACATCGGCATGGTGCTGCGGCGAGTCCCCAACGAATTCCTGTCGTTCGAACAACTGGGACTCCCCCTCGTCATCCGCGACCTGATCATGCGCCCCCGAGGCCTCTTCCTGGTGACAGGCCCGACGGGTAGCGGCAAGACAACCAGTCTCGCCAGTATGATCAACTACATGAACGACACCGTCGACCATCACATCATCACCCTCGAAGACCCGATCGAGTACTACCACCAGCACAAAAAATCGACCATCAACCAGCGTGAGATCGGGGTGGATGTTCCCGACTTTCCCGAAGCACTGCGTCGCGCCCTGCGTATGGACCCTGACGTGATTCTCGTGGGTGAAATGCGAGACCTCGCCACAATCTCCTCCGCAATCACGGCGGCCGAAACTGGCCACGTGGTATTCGGCACCCTGCACACCACCGGGGCCCAGGGTACCGTGGACCGAATCATCGACGTCTTCCCGACGAACCAGCAGGAACAGATTCGAACCCAGCTTTCGGTGGCCATCATCGGGATCCTCTCACAAGCACTTCTGTCGAGAAAACCCAAAGGGGTGGTCGCTGCCTACGAACTGCTTGTGGTAACGCCGGCGATCGCGAACCTGATTCGCGAAGCCAAAACCTACCGAATCAACTCTTCCATCCAGACCGGACGCAAGTTCGGTATGCAACTGCTGGACGACGCTTTGTTCAGCCTCTGGAAGAACAACATTTGTGAAGAAGACACAGTCATCATCCGGTCCAATCAACCGGGTGAACTCAAAGCCCGCATCGCGCGAGCGAAAAAAGGACTGCTTGACGAAGAAGAGGAAGAAGATGACGAAGATGGTGGCGGCAACGAGTAA
- a CDS encoding GspE/PulE family protein produces the protein MSHRRFGQILVDLGYLTEDQLWDVLEAKKQGQGELTGQIAISMGFVTEAQVTEALAEQWGMPVVNLAETTIPAKALELVPQTMADVYKIVPISLKDNVLTVAMADPQNLGALDDLRSMLGVEVRGAVSNARDVDAAIARQYAGREESIEDIISQLEEDAPSTSDRAGRVHDLSPDGDEAPIRKLLNMILLLAIKDQASDIHFEPFEDEFRVRIKADGMLYELVPPPRHLANAIVSRIKIMSELDIAERRLPQDGRIELSVGGHQVDLRVSVLPTLFGEAVVMRVLDRTVVQLDLNKIGMDANTLSRFRSVISRPNGIVLVTGPTGSGKTTTLYSALNELNDIETKIITTEDPIEYDIDGLIQVPVNPDIQVTFATVLRAILRHDPDTILVGEIRDFETAEVAIQSALTGHLVFSTLHTNDAPSTITRLRDMGIEPFLITATVESVLAQRLVRKICTECRTQFDPSDELLMELQLPIAQARQYKFYYGKGCQRCNNSGYKGRCGIYELLDVTDDIRDLISSNANVDEIRNFARGQGMTTLREAGLKLIFDGITTIDEVVRETVMEDAG, from the coding sequence ATGTCACATCGGCGGTTTGGACAGATTCTAGTTGATCTCGGGTACCTCACAGAAGATCAGTTGTGGGACGTGCTCGAAGCGAAGAAGCAGGGTCAAGGCGAACTGACCGGCCAAATCGCAATCAGCATGGGCTTTGTCACGGAAGCTCAGGTCACCGAGGCGCTGGCCGAACAGTGGGGAATGCCAGTCGTCAATCTGGCCGAGACCACGATTCCGGCAAAAGCCCTGGAGCTCGTCCCGCAGACGATGGCCGATGTTTACAAGATCGTCCCCATCTCTCTGAAGGACAATGTCCTGACCGTGGCGATGGCAGACCCTCAGAACCTCGGAGCTCTCGATGACCTGAGAAGCATGCTGGGAGTCGAAGTTCGCGGAGCCGTCTCGAACGCACGCGATGTCGATGCCGCCATTGCGCGACAGTATGCGGGGCGTGAAGAGAGCATTGAAGACATCATCTCGCAACTGGAGGAAGACGCCCCGTCGACCTCTGATCGAGCCGGACGGGTTCACGATCTCTCGCCGGATGGCGACGAAGCCCCCATCCGCAAACTGCTGAACATGATCTTGCTGCTGGCGATCAAGGACCAGGCCAGCGATATCCACTTCGAGCCATTCGAAGACGAGTTCCGGGTTCGCATCAAAGCGGACGGAATGCTCTACGAACTGGTTCCGCCACCACGCCACCTGGCAAATGCGATCGTTTCTCGAATCAAAATCATGTCCGAACTGGACATCGCTGAACGACGACTCCCTCAGGACGGTCGCATCGAACTGAGCGTCGGGGGACACCAGGTCGACTTGCGAGTCAGCGTGCTGCCCACCCTGTTCGGCGAAGCGGTCGTTATGCGAGTGCTCGACCGAACCGTCGTGCAGCTGGACCTCAACAAGATCGGAATGGACGCCAACACTCTCAGTCGATTCCGATCGGTCATCTCGCGACCAAACGGAATCGTGCTAGTGACAGGTCCGACGGGTAGTGGAAAAACCACCACCCTCTACTCGGCTCTGAATGAACTCAACGACATTGAAACCAAGATCATCACAACGGAAGACCCGATCGAATACGACATCGACGGACTGATTCAGGTCCCCGTTAACCCCGACATTCAAGTGACATTTGCCACGGTGCTTCGCGCCATCCTCCGGCACGATCCCGATACGATTCTCGTGGGCGAGATCCGTGACTTTGAAACAGCCGAGGTCGCAATTCAAAGCGCCCTCACCGGCCACCTTGTGTTCAGCACACTCCACACCAACGACGCTCCCAGTACGATCACCCGACTCCGTGATATGGGGATTGAACCGTTCCTCATCACGGCCACCGTGGAATCCGTGCTGGCTCAGCGACTGGTGCGAAAAATCTGTACGGAATGCCGTACACAGTTCGACCCGAGCGATGAACTGCTGATGGAATTGCAACTACCGATCGCACAGGCTCGACAGTACAAGTTCTACTACGGCAAAGGATGCCAGCGATGCAACAACTCTGGATACAAGGGACGATGCGGTATCTATGAATTGCTGGACGTCACCGACGACATTCGCGACCTCATTTCGTCTAACGCGAACGTGGACGAGATTCGGAATTTCGCCCGCGGCCAGGGCATGACAACACTGCGCGAAGCAGGATTGAAACTGATCTTCGACGGCATCACCACGATTGACGAAGTCGTCCGCGAAACCGTGATGGAAGATGCAGGTTGA
- a CDS encoding type II secretion system F family protein: protein MPTFQYEAMDNTGLEVKDTIDAASEQEAQSRIREKGFFVTKITEKGRAKKTKAESGKTKGDGKTQADAKKKAPPKRKKAGGGFSIGGVSGKKLCTFTRQLSTLQDAGLPILRSLRILENQARPGPLKGSLIGVIDDIESGSTLSEAMAKQPKAFDNLYVNMVKAGEAGGALEVILQRLAEFKERSESLKRKVKGAMIYPCAVITVATLIVGFIMYYIIPKFKKIFDDFGTELPGITVVLIQCSDNVVNYWYLGPVIPFALWLMIKIIKKNKTGAYIVDWVSLRIPLLGLIFRKSIIARTCRTLGTLVASGVPILEALAITRDTAGNAVFYKAYEHIIAAIREGESMAVPLRETRTVDEIVVNMVDVGEETGALDTMLYKVSDVFDEEVGVLVEGLVNLLEPLMVVVLGLIVGFIVIALFMPLIKLLNDLS, encoded by the coding sequence ATGCCGACATTCCAGTACGAAGCAATGGACAACACGGGCCTCGAGGTCAAGGACACGATCGACGCCGCCTCCGAACAAGAGGCCCAGTCGCGAATCCGTGAGAAAGGCTTTTTCGTAACGAAGATCACCGAGAAGGGTCGTGCGAAGAAGACTAAGGCGGAGTCCGGTAAGACTAAGGGGGATGGCAAGACCCAGGCGGATGCCAAAAAGAAAGCCCCTCCCAAACGCAAGAAGGCGGGTGGTGGATTCTCGATTGGAGGCGTCAGCGGGAAAAAGCTGTGTACATTCACCCGACAACTCTCGACGCTGCAGGACGCAGGACTTCCGATTCTCCGCAGCCTGCGGATTCTGGAAAACCAGGCACGACCCGGACCACTCAAAGGCTCCCTCATCGGGGTCATTGATGACATCGAGTCAGGCAGCACGTTGTCGGAAGCGATGGCCAAGCAGCCGAAGGCGTTCGACAATCTGTACGTGAACATGGTGAAAGCCGGTGAAGCGGGGGGTGCTCTTGAAGTCATTCTCCAGCGACTGGCCGAGTTCAAGGAACGGTCCGAAAGTCTGAAGCGAAAAGTCAAAGGGGCCATGATCTATCCGTGTGCGGTCATCACGGTCGCCACGCTGATCGTCGGCTTCATCATGTATTACATCATTCCGAAGTTTAAGAAGATCTTCGACGACTTCGGTACGGAACTTCCCGGCATTACGGTGGTCCTGATCCAGTGCAGCGACAATGTCGTGAACTATTGGTACCTCGGCCCCGTCATCCCGTTTGCGTTATGGCTGATGATAAAAATCATCAAAAAGAACAAAACCGGAGCCTATATCGTCGACTGGGTCTCACTTCGAATACCGCTACTGGGGCTGATATTCCGTAAATCGATTATCGCCAGAACGTGTCGAACACTGGGCACACTGGTCGCTTCCGGGGTTCCCATCCTTGAGGCGCTCGCCATCACACGGGACACCGCCGGTAACGCGGTCTTCTACAAGGCCTATGAACACATCATCGCGGCGATTCGCGAAGGGGAATCGATGGCGGTGCCGTTACGCGAAACCAGAACCGTAGACGAGATCGTGGTCAACATGGTCGACGTGGGTGAAGAAACGGGGGCACTCGACACCATGCTTTACAAGGTGTCCGATGTGTTCGACGAAGAGGTCGGGGTGCTGGTGGAAGGATTGGTCAACCTGCTGGAACCGCTGATGGTGGTGGTGCTGGGTCTGATCGTCGGTTTCATCGTCATCGCCCTCTTCATGCCCCTGATCAAGTTGCTCAACGACCTGTCGTAA
- a CDS encoding prepilin-type N-terminal cleavage/methylation domain-containing protein: MTRRHNHLRDHRRGGFTLIEIMIVIVIIAILVSILLPTVQSARTRARVVQVKTDISSIEGGISRFRVDFQIDPPSSLVIYESAADWSANATVPAVVKSRALIRQLWPQFDFSINRDINFNGSAEDSFLLAGAECLVFFLGGVPRLNDENGNNVRDPGETLTLSGFSKNPLNPFAVGGNRQGPFYEFLPARLLESPSNLGFFTYKDPLPNQRAPYTYLSSYGGTGYRLADLGTGGLSYWYIQGTNYKSTAWNATKYQIISPGSDGQYGAGGPYLTSTNSSSDPLPGWDLNGQTITTAQREAELDNITNFSSGRLSDK, encoded by the coding sequence ATGACACGGCGTCACAATCACCTGCGGGACCACCGAAGAGGCGGGTTCACCCTGATCGAAATCATGATCGTCATTGTGATCATCGCCATTCTTGTTTCAATACTGTTACCGACAGTTCAATCTGCGCGAACGCGCGCACGAGTTGTGCAGGTTAAGACGGACATCTCTTCAATCGAAGGGGGCATCTCACGATTCAGGGTCGACTTCCAGATTGACCCCCCGAGCAGCCTCGTCATCTACGAGAGTGCAGCAGATTGGTCCGCCAACGCTACAGTCCCAGCCGTAGTAAAGAGTCGTGCCCTCATCAGGCAGCTCTGGCCCCAATTCGATTTCTCGATTAATCGTGACATTAACTTCAACGGAAGTGCAGAAGACTCGTTTCTCCTTGCCGGTGCCGAATGTTTAGTTTTCTTCCTCGGCGGTGTCCCCCGCCTCAATGACGAAAACGGAAACAACGTGCGCGATCCTGGCGAAACGTTAACGCTCAGCGGATTTTCCAAGAATCCGCTCAATCCGTTCGCAGTCGGAGGAAATCGCCAAGGCCCTTTCTACGAGTTTCTTCCAGCTCGACTGCTCGAATCGCCGTCCAACCTAGGATTCTTCACTTACAAGGACCCGTTGCCAAATCAGCGAGCGCCCTACACTTACCTGAGCAGCTATGGCGGTACTGGCTACCGTCTCGCCGACTTGGGTACCGGCGGGTTGTCCTACTGGTACATCCAAGGCACGAACTATAAGAGCACCGCCTGGAATGCCACAAAGTACCAGATCATTTCCCCCGGGAGTGATGGCCAGTATGGTGCCGGTGGCCCATACCTCACTTCCACAAATAGTTCGTCAGACCCACTTCCCGGGTGGGACCTCAATGGCCAGACTATCACCACCGCCCAACGAGAAGCAGAGCTCGATAATATTACCAATTTCAGCTCCGGCCGCCTCTCCGACAAGTAA
- a CDS encoding prepilin-type N-terminal cleavage/methylation domain-containing protein: MQCKKTSVAGRAGFTLLEILVVISIIILLISIGGMVISNSIAQARERATLALLIKLDGMLQQRLDGFNTLISKPQRRTEMQTTGLKSLEADLRNKNIIGLPTATKMLMVRKEYFRNAFPQTQTDNSSLSYFSGNDTNPAESAEYLYWILTKSDSFGVASVDDSEFSAAELRDTDGDGRLEFVDAWGNPLRFYRWPTRLLRPGGPGSNIQSNVAGMLISGLPDASELQQDADDVVGVYDVAIESGIITGEQFEEMYHTPDTYSIPLIVSAGADGRLPGGLGLFEPNDSANFGHLAQPLPAVLSDPGASALNDNLTNRQKQK; this comes from the coding sequence ATGCAATGCAAGAAAACATCCGTCGCAGGTCGCGCGGGCTTCACCCTGCTTGAGATACTGGTAGTTATCTCGATCATCATCCTCTTGATTTCAATAGGAGGAATGGTGATCTCCAACTCGATCGCGCAAGCTCGAGAGCGGGCGACATTGGCCCTGCTGATCAAGCTTGATGGTATGCTGCAGCAGCGTCTGGATGGCTTCAACACGCTCATATCGAAGCCACAACGACGCACTGAGATGCAGACTACCGGACTCAAGAGCCTTGAGGCCGACCTCCGCAACAAAAACATCATCGGACTGCCCACCGCCACAAAAATGCTGATGGTTCGTAAAGAATACTTCCGTAACGCGTTTCCTCAAACGCAGACGGACAACAGTTCGCTCTCGTACTTCTCCGGGAACGACACAAACCCAGCTGAAAGCGCCGAGTACCTCTACTGGATCCTCACCAAATCGGATTCCTTCGGAGTCGCGTCGGTCGATGACAGTGAATTCTCCGCAGCAGAACTCAGAGACACCGACGGTGATGGCCGATTAGAGTTTGTCGATGCCTGGGGAAATCCACTGCGATTCTACCGCTGGCCAACACGGCTCCTCCGCCCGGGCGGGCCAGGCTCCAACATTCAATCGAATGTTGCCGGAATGCTCATTTCGGGGTTACCCGATGCCTCAGAGCTACAGCAGGATGCTGACGATGTTGTCGGTGTCTACGACGTGGCAATTGAATCGGGCATCATCACCGGCGAGCAGTTTGAGGAGATGTACCATACACCCGACACCTACTCGATCCCGTTGATCGTCTCCGCAGGGGCGGATGGACGTTTACCTGGGGGACTCGGTCTATTCGAACCAAATGACAGTGCCAACTTTGGCCATCTTGCACAACCACTGCCAGCGGTGCTTAGCGACCCAGGCGCTAGCGCGTTGAATGACAACCTCACAAATCGGCAGAAGCAAAAGTAG
- a CDS encoding Tfp pilus assembly protein FimT/FimU — protein MLRHTQQTPNHNQGFTLVELLIVMSLMITLLAIAAATIKVNMDADRVRGAARSIQSYLLGARDRAIYAKQPRGVRLILNPTNPRTVSSMIHIQPTEPWNGQVQLLPRDPMQPWNSLSNPMVRVRLRFPATLPNWQQLNQRNLLTSNAHPRIKIPATNLGVWYVIDTLDLNGANQDILLTTPYRNPNPTGINNEPAQIELPPSPVPNEEPMQLPRGVVIDLDACSTHRTDSPGNKLPNVWKNFNSSPFAYKKQLDIMFSPRGSITGTAAASGIIHLYVTEMTAADLQLDAAYSGSDPAVPDKNVVTIFSRTGNVITSPVNSTDVINNQDGSNSPDGIADDPFFYPERGEIAGR, from the coding sequence ATGTTACGCCACACGCAACAGACTCCGAATCACAATCAGGGGTTCACCTTAGTTGAGCTCCTGATCGTCATGTCTCTTATGATCACCTTATTGGCAATTGCGGCCGCCACGATCAAGGTCAACATGGATGCGGACCGCGTTCGCGGGGCGGCACGATCGATACAGTCTTACCTACTTGGCGCGCGAGACCGAGCAATCTACGCAAAACAACCTCGCGGTGTTCGCCTGATACTGAACCCCACAAACCCGCGCACGGTTTCCAGTATGATTCACATTCAGCCGACCGAACCGTGGAACGGGCAGGTACAGTTGCTGCCGCGTGATCCGATGCAGCCCTGGAACTCGCTGTCAAACCCGATGGTTCGCGTTCGGCTGCGATTTCCAGCGACTCTCCCAAACTGGCAGCAACTTAACCAGCGCAATCTCCTAACATCTAATGCACACCCACGAATCAAGATTCCGGCCACAAATCTCGGAGTCTGGTATGTCATCGACACACTCGATTTAAACGGAGCTAATCAGGACATCCTGCTGACGACCCCTTATCGTAACCCAAACCCTACCGGCATCAATAACGAACCTGCGCAGATTGAACTTCCACCTTCGCCTGTCCCAAACGAAGAACCAATGCAATTGCCGCGTGGAGTTGTGATTGACCTCGACGCATGCTCAACGCACCGAACTGACAGCCCCGGCAACAAGTTGCCGAATGTCTGGAAGAACTTTAACTCGTCACCGTTCGCGTACAAGAAACAGCTCGACATCATGTTCTCGCCCCGGGGTTCAATCACCGGCACCGCAGCGGCGTCAGGAATTATACACCTTTATGTCACCGAAATGACTGCCGCTGATTTGCAGCTCGACGCGGCCTATTCCGGCAGTGACCCTGCAGTTCCTGACAAGAACGTCGTGACGATCTTCTCGCGAACCGGAAACGTCATTACGAGCCCTGTCAACTCGACAGACGTCATCAATAACCAGGATGGCAGCAACTCGCCAGATGGCATTGCTGACGATCCCTTTTTCTATCCCGAACGTGGTGAGATCGCAGGCCGATGA